In Alkalimarinus alittae, the DNA window AGCACGGCACGACGCTCAAAGTCAGTTAGTTGAAGCAATGTCGCATGACCCAATCACACACCTACCCAATCTAAACCGCTTTGAAAGGATGGTTAACCAACAACTTCAACGAGACCCTAAGAGCCACTATATAGTGGGTGTCGCTCGCGTCACTCGGCTTGTCGAAATAAACCGGACTTTAGGTCTAACCCGTAGCGAACGCCTACTCAACCGCATAGCCAAACAAATGGTTGAACTCGCAGAACGACTACCTGGAATACAAAGTCAGCGTGACAAGAACGGACATGAAGAACGCGTTTATCAGTTATCTGGGGATTGCTTTGGTATGCTCATTCGCGCGGACGAAGTCAATGACCGATTCGAAAGCATAGATAAAGCATTTCTATTGCTCGCTAAACCAATGCTAATGGACGGACTAGCAATTGAACTGCACCCCCAGTTTGGTGCTGCCAGCTATCCTGCTCACGGTGACAATGCAGCGTTGCTGATCCGTAACGCGCATGTAGGCATGGAAATGACACCCCAGGGGCAATTTCTATCGGGTTATTACTCACCTGATTATGATATTTATAGTGAGAGCCGGCTTACTTTAATGTCAGACCTGAGGGAGGCTCTAAATAAAAATCAAACACAACTGTATTATCAGCCTAAAGCCTGCATGACAAGTGGAGAGATTGTGAGCTTAGAGGCATTAATTCGATGGCACCACCCCGAGCGTGGCTGGGTCTACCCAAACGACTTTATCCCTTTAGCAGAAGAAACCGGCGTGATTACACATATAACGCGCTGGGCACTAGAACAGGGTATTGCGGATTTAGCCATACTGCTTCATGACCACCCAAATTTAAGTGTCTCCATTAACATATCTGCTCGTGACCTTGAAACAAACGGTCTTAGTGACCTCATTGAAACAACATTAAATCACTATCATGTTAAAGCAGATAGGCTCACTATAGAGTTAACAGAAACCGCCATAATGGAAAACCCAGAGATAGGATTAACCGTGCTTGAACGATTGGCTGATGTTGGGCTTCGAGTATCTATTGATGACTTTGGTAGCGGTTATTCCTCGCTTTCTTACCTCAAGCAACTGCCCGCAACTGAAATTAAATTAGACCGCTCTTTAGTTATGGATATATGCAGCTGTGAAAGCTCGAAAATCATAGTTGAGACGAGCATAAATATGGCTCACGGCTTGGGTTACAAAGTGGTAGCAGAGGGTGTAGAAGATAAAGAGACTGCACGCTTACTACAAGCGCTGAATTGCGATTGGCTGCAAGGATACTGGCTCTGTTACCCACTGCCTATAGAAAAATTAAAGCCTTGGTTAAACGGGCAGCCTAAACTATTTGAAGACTAAAATAAGCTTAGTTTGCTAAAAAATAGTTGAGCATCCCCGACCATTTATTGAGACTTACTCTCACCCCATATAGACATATTTTTATATTTTAAAATATAAAGTTCCTCTACTTTTTTACGCGCCCAAGGCGTCTTTCGCAAAAATTTTAAACTGGATTTAACAGAAGGATTACTGTTAAAGCAGCGAATATTAATCAGCTGGCCTAACTCCTCCCAACCAAAATAATCGACTAATCGATTTACGATCTGTTCTAGCGTGACGCCATGTAGGGGGTCATTAGATTGTTCATGCATTAGGCCGCTCTCTATATTTACTCATAATGGACAGGATACTAATCACTATTGCTAAAGAATTCATCTACTAACCATCATTCCCCTATCCACGATTAAGCAAAAATCAAATTAACCTATTGAAAAATAATAAGTTAACGATTGTTTACAATATTTCAAACGACTGTTTGAAACAAATGTTTTAATATAGCTTTATCGATTTTAAATAATTTAATACTAACCACGTCACAATAATGGGAGCAGGATTATGAGAAATGCATTTAAATACATTGCTACGGGAATAGTTTCAGCATTGGTATCTTTTAGCGCACTTGCAGATGACTCTTTGGAAATTGAAAGCAGCTCTATTAACGGCTTCTCAGGCACTTTTCAAGCAGATGCCCATACCATCGCTTTTGATAGCACGTTAGCCAACAACACCTTGGTTAAGTTTACAGTCAATATTGACGGGGAAATAAGACAAGCTAATTTTGATTTAAAAGATAGTCGTTTAACACTAACAGGTGGAAACCAGAACCTTACCCCAGAAGAGCAAGACTTAATGTACGATACCGCTCAAGCAGTAGCAGCATATGTATTAAGAAGTCAGGATGATTTAGGTGAACACCTAGTGGTATTGGTTGGCGCTATGGATTATTGGTCAGCACTCAGTTCAATTCACTAAAATGCGCTGGGCTTTTATCGCTCTCCAGCAATACGCCTCGGCAGCTCACTCAAGTATTCTCAGGTGCAAGGGTTACCGAGGGCAACCCTTGCTCATCAACCAGCACGGAGATGAGCATAGGTCCGCAGCAAACCTGACAGTCTTCGGTATATTGCTGCTCAACAACACTACAGTCAATCACCAACTCTATCGGCTCACCACATAAGGGGCATCGCTCCGAAACCGTTTCCAGCATATTCATCGCTTACCCCTCCAGTAAATTAATACTCGTTTTAATACCTATTATACTACACGACACCCTGACTTTTTAGATAGTCTTCATAACTACCATTAAAGTCTACGATTCCTTCTGGTGTCAATTCGATAATGCGCGTCGCCAATGAAGAAACGAACTCTCGGTCATGACTGACGAACAGCAATGTACCTGGATACTCTTCTAATGCGCCGTTTAACGATTCAATAGACTCCATGTCCAAGTGGTTAGTGGGTTCATCCATCAGTAGTATGTTAGGTCTTTGCAACATCATCTTGCCGAATAACATACGGCCTTGCTCACCACCTGAGATGATCTTAACTGATTTTTTAATATCATCCTGCGAGAACAGCAATCGGCCTAACGTACCACGAATAACCTGCTCGTCATCACCTTCTTGTCCCCATTGAGCCATCCAGTCAAACAACTGCTTATCTTCTTCAAAATCAGCAGCGTGGTCTTGTGCATAGCTACCAATTACCGCATTTTCTGACCATTTAACAACACCTTCATCCAGCTCTATATCACCGAGT includes these proteins:
- a CDS encoding EAL domain-containing protein codes for the protein MIPLIQRLCILAFVLLFSGHSLAANTVTNIVTESPLIQSQFQYIKDTSGHSNVGDIINRPDGEWQLIESGSSNFGVTTSPYWLRFSLKNITSKHINLITTLDYPQLDDVVFYVYSGNKKVHEFATGDARPFYPREVDHPNMLLRVNLIPEEIKTIYIRIQTEGSMILPLQIWHENLYFSAASKEQKLHFFYYGCLTIIMLINLAVFLFLREKLYLYYSLAIAGYLLFFMSILGYSFQHFYPLNPNIHSRALLLSMPILAFFSVLFCREFLKTKSHSPTLDLGLRAMMYFEIFNFFSALLFSYNLAILISAISAFFFFFILLAAGPITWMAGLRAGAFFTVAWSPLTIGVLATAGRSLGIFPENFLTQYGMQIGSGLEAFILTLALADRLYHEREEKIQAQTDSFQKEKARHDAQSQLVEAMSHDPITHLPNLNRFERMVNQQLQRDPKSHYIVGVARVTRLVEINRTLGLTRSERLLNRIAKQMVELAERLPGIQSQRDKNGHEERVYQLSGDCFGMLIRADEVNDRFESIDKAFLLLAKPMLMDGLAIELHPQFGAASYPAHGDNAALLIRNAHVGMEMTPQGQFLSGYYSPDYDIYSESRLTLMSDLREALNKNQTQLYYQPKACMTSGEIVSLEALIRWHHPERGWVYPNDFIPLAEETGVITHITRWALEQGIADLAILLHDHPNLSVSINISARDLETNGLSDLIETTLNHYHVKADRLTIELTETAIMENPEIGLTVLERLADVGLRVSIDDFGSGYSSLSYLKQLPATEIKLDRSLVMDICSCESSKIIVETSINMAHGLGYKVVAEGVEDKETARLLQALNCDWLQGYWLCYPLPIEKLKPWLNGQPKLFED
- a CDS encoding CPXCG motif-containing cysteine-rich protein, giving the protein MNMLETVSERCPLCGEPIELVIDCSVVEQQYTEDCQVCCGPMLISVLVDEQGLPSVTLAPENT
- a CDS encoding VF530 family protein; amino-acid sequence: MHEQSNDPLHGVTLEQIVNRLVDYFGWEELGQLINIRCFNSNPSVKSSLKFLRKTPWARKKVEELYILKYKNMSIWGESKSQ